One Allostreptomyces psammosilenae DNA segment encodes these proteins:
- a CDS encoding basic amino acid/polyamine antiporter, translating into MTDTDRAAGAPPPAKLTLPTLTTMVVGSMVGAGVFSLPRRFAEATGVWGALIAWTIAGTGMLTLAFVFQSLAVRRPDLDAGVYAYAKAGFGEYLGFFAAFGYWASACVGNVTYWVLITSTVGAIAPALGDGDTPLAVAVGSVGLWCFFLLIRRGIKEAAAINRVVTVAKIVPILVFVLLALVYLRPAVFLDNLAGADYAGSLFSQVRGTMLATVFVFLGVEGASVYSRHAQRREDVGRATFLGFLSVFAVFASVTIVAYGILPMAEIAELRQPSMAGVLQAAVGTWGTVLVSVGLIVSVLGAYLAWTLMAAEVLFVAARDSDMPRFLSRANAADVPVPALLMTSLLSQAVLLITLLSADAFDFALNLTSALTLIPFFLAAGFSVRGASRPGQPGAGVHGRRGRDLAIGALATVYTAFLIYAAGLKYLLVSFILYAPASILFAMTRREQHRRLFTPAELVILAVSVVGAVCGVVALATGWITL; encoded by the coding sequence ATGACCGACACCGACCGCGCGGCCGGGGCGCCGCCGCCGGCCAAGCTGACCCTGCCGACCCTGACCACGATGGTCGTCGGCTCCATGGTCGGCGCCGGCGTCTTCTCGCTGCCGCGGCGGTTCGCGGAGGCCACCGGCGTCTGGGGCGCCCTGATCGCCTGGACCATCGCCGGCACCGGCATGCTGACCCTCGCCTTCGTCTTCCAGTCGCTGGCGGTCCGCAGACCCGACCTCGACGCCGGCGTCTACGCCTACGCCAAGGCCGGATTCGGCGAGTACCTGGGCTTCTTCGCCGCCTTCGGATACTGGGCCAGCGCCTGCGTGGGCAACGTGACGTACTGGGTGCTGATCACCTCGACGGTCGGCGCGATCGCCCCGGCCCTCGGCGACGGCGACACCCCGCTCGCGGTGGCGGTGGGCTCCGTCGGCCTGTGGTGCTTCTTCCTCCTGATCCGGCGCGGCATCAAGGAGGCCGCGGCCATCAACCGGGTGGTCACCGTCGCCAAGATCGTGCCGATCCTGGTCTTCGTCCTGCTGGCCCTGGTCTACCTGCGCCCCGCGGTGTTCCTCGACAACCTGGCCGGCGCCGACTACGCCGGATCCCTGTTCAGCCAGGTCCGCGGGACGATGCTGGCGACCGTCTTCGTGTTCCTCGGGGTCGAGGGCGCCAGCGTCTACTCGCGCCACGCCCAGCGCCGCGAGGACGTGGGACGTGCCACCTTCCTCGGCTTCCTCAGCGTGTTCGCCGTCTTCGCGTCCGTCACCATTGTGGCCTACGGCATCCTGCCGATGGCCGAGATCGCCGAACTGCGCCAGCCCTCCATGGCCGGCGTCCTCCAGGCGGCCGTCGGCACCTGGGGAACCGTCCTGGTCAGCGTGGGCCTGATCGTCTCGGTCCTCGGCGCCTACCTCGCCTGGACGCTGATGGCCGCCGAGGTGCTCTTCGTGGCGGCCCGGGACAGCGACATGCCGCGCTTCCTCAGCCGGGCCAACGCCGCCGACGTCCCCGTCCCGGCGCTGCTGATGACCAGCCTGCTGAGCCAGGCCGTGCTGCTGATCACCCTGCTGTCCGCCGACGCCTTCGACTTCGCCCTCAACCTCACCAGCGCCCTCACCCTGATCCCGTTCTTCCTGGCCGCGGGCTTCTCGGTGCGCGGGGCGTCCCGCCCCGGCCAGCCGGGCGCCGGCGTCCACGGACGCCGCGGCCGCGACCTCGCCATCGGGGCGCTGGCCACCGTCTACACCGCCTTCCTGATCTACGCCGCCGGGCTGAAGTACCTGCTGGTGTCGTTCATCCTGTACGCCCCCGCCAGCATCCTGTTCGCGATGACCCGCCGCGAGCAGCACAGACGGCTGTTCACGCCCGCCGAGCTGGTCATCCTCGCCGTCTCGGTCGTTGGCGCCGTCTGCGGCGTCGTCGCCCTGGCCACCGGATGGATCACGCTGTGA
- a CDS encoding DUF742 domain-containing protein, with translation MAPDTPRWFDDAAGRVVRPYAMTGGRTRPTAEVFDLISMVVTEEDVQVDDTEEGLELGPEHQTILDLCHRAPQSVADIASDLDLPVGVVRVLLSDLLDGRMIRVTRPVPPAQLPDERILREVIHGLRAL, from the coding sequence ATGGCTCCCGACACCCCCCGCTGGTTCGATGACGCCGCCGGCCGCGTGGTCCGCCCGTACGCGATGACGGGCGGGCGCACCCGGCCGACGGCGGAGGTCTTCGACCTGATCTCCATGGTGGTCACCGAGGAGGACGTCCAGGTCGACGACACCGAGGAGGGACTGGAACTCGGTCCCGAGCACCAGACCATCCTCGACCTGTGCCACCGCGCGCCCCAGTCGGTGGCCGACATCGCCTCGGACCTCGACCTGCCGGTGGGTGTCGTGCGCGTCCTGCTCAGTGATCTCCTGGACGGGCGGATGATCCGAGTGACCCGCCCCGTCCCACCCGCACAGCTCCCCGACGAGCGAATTCTCAGGGAAGTGATCCATGGCCTCCGGGCGCTCTGA
- a CDS encoding LCP family protein, whose amino-acid sequence MQQDQRRTGGRTQPRPGAARRSRGRRILQWTGGSLATVVLLVAGAAVWAYNQLSGNITSTDVERALGEDRPVDLHPGALDIALIGSDSRAGTNGQYGDFDTMQSDTLMLLHIAANREWATVLSFPRDSWVDLPACDMGDGTMSEPHQGKINEAYTLGGLSGDPGNAAVCSMKVLEATTGLRIEHFVTIDFQGFKGMVNALGGVEVCPEEAVHSEKADLHLEAGCQIIRDEDALAWVRARYNIGDSSDLGRIERQQEFLTSMAERARSQLANPTALYGFLDATTRSLTTDSELASVADLASLATTMMSIPEDAIDFRTVPNFPRSLVVPSDQANVLWQQPEADQIFEALRNDTRPPSDERLGETPADPGTGGGTGAEDADPGDAGGIPPSHVPVRVLNGTGTGGLAAEVAEQLRQAGYQVIEVGNAGQRVEFTSIAYPNGMAKQAETLAGDVPGVEPFVSTATSAAVVLTIGADWPGLDP is encoded by the coding sequence ATGCAGCAGGACCAGCGCCGCACCGGCGGCCGGACCCAGCCCCGCCCGGGCGCGGCGCGGCGCTCCCGCGGGCGCCGAATACTCCAGTGGACCGGCGGCTCGCTGGCCACGGTCGTGCTGCTGGTCGCCGGGGCGGCGGTGTGGGCCTACAACCAGCTCAGCGGCAACATCACCTCCACCGACGTGGAGCGGGCGCTCGGCGAGGACCGCCCGGTCGACCTGCACCCCGGGGCCCTGGACATCGCGCTGATCGGCTCGGACAGCCGCGCCGGGACCAACGGCCAGTACGGCGACTTCGACACCATGCAGTCCGACACGCTGATGCTGCTGCACATCGCGGCCAACCGGGAGTGGGCCACGGTGCTCTCCTTCCCCCGCGACTCCTGGGTCGACCTCCCCGCCTGCGACATGGGCGACGGCACCATGTCCGAACCGCACCAGGGGAAGATCAACGAGGCGTACACGCTCGGCGGCCTGTCCGGCGACCCGGGCAACGCCGCGGTCTGCTCCATGAAGGTGCTGGAGGCCACCACCGGCCTGCGCATCGAGCACTTCGTCACCATCGACTTCCAGGGCTTCAAGGGCATGGTCAACGCCCTCGGCGGCGTGGAGGTCTGCCCCGAGGAGGCCGTGCACTCGGAGAAGGCCGACCTCCACCTGGAGGCCGGCTGCCAGATCATCCGGGACGAGGACGCGCTGGCCTGGGTGCGGGCCCGCTACAACATCGGCGACAGCAGCGACCTCGGCCGCATCGAGCGGCAGCAGGAGTTCCTGACCTCGATGGCGGAGCGGGCGCGCTCCCAGCTCGCCAACCCCACCGCGCTCTACGGCTTCCTGGACGCCACCACCCGCTCGCTGACCACCGACTCCGAGCTGGCCAGCGTCGCGGACCTGGCCTCGCTCGCCACCACCATGATGTCCATCCCCGAGGACGCCATCGACTTCCGCACCGTGCCCAACTTCCCGCGGTCGCTCGTGGTCCCCAGCGACCAGGCGAACGTGCTGTGGCAGCAGCCGGAGGCCGACCAGATCTTCGAGGCGCTGAGGAACGACACCCGGCCGCCGAGCGACGAGCGGCTGGGCGAGACCCCGGCCGACCCCGGCACCGGGGGCGGCACCGGGGCGGAGGACGCCGACCCGGGCGACGCCGGCGGGATCCCGCCCTCGCACGTCCCGGTCCGGGTGCTCAACGGCACCGGCACCGGCGGGCTGGCCGCCGAGGTGGCCGAGCAGCTGCGCCAGGCCGGCTACCAGGTGATCGAGGTGGGCAACGCCGGCCAGCGCGTCGAGTTCACCTCCATCGCCTACCCCAACGGCATGGCCAAGCAGGCCGAGACGCTGGCCGGCGACGTCCCGGGCGTCGAGCCGTTCGTCTCCACGGCGACCTCCGCGGCCGTCGTGCTCACCATCGGCGCCGACTGGCCGGGCCTCGACCCGTAG
- a CDS encoding sensor histidine kinase — MPFRSGSIRTKIVALLLVPLLSLTALWVYTAIVAMRDLQGRLSLDEANQRVVTPVGEVVYELQIERRASAEFLAGGDPAVREQLDEQHGATDARIDRLTELAGGVEAVREEFGDRTADTVADFERALDELSALRGRVLASSVEPGEAIAAYNSIVDAAFQIVPVLTLTEDADLAHRAGNVQDFSWAREMLAREDTLLVAGVAAGEMTVVESHEFLGMVHTQRLLFADSVRDLNSDEQRAYQRLIESEEYGELRATEDAVMGASAAETLDVVDAERWREAMDQTLTTLRVIENDAATTTREEARPYTMGLVLQLVLGTGLGLVALVASIIISVRVARQLIAELTDLRNAASTLATSRLPAVVRRLRTGREVDIAKEAPPLYTSDDEIGEVALAFNKVQRTAVESAVELAELRQGVSRVFVNIARRSQALVHRQLTLLDEMERKASSPEELEDLFRLDHMTTRMRRHAEGLIILSGAAPGRAWRQPVQLVDVVRAAVAEIEDYSRVTVRRMPRVALLGTAVADVTHLIAELIENAAVFSPPNTNVLVHGSPVPAGFALEIEDRGLGMSKVMLDDINERLSKPVEFDLSDTDRLGLFVVGRLAQRHELRVTLRPSPYGGTTAVVLIPQELLQNEEPGAIGGASATQTAALAAVQAAAQGGAAQVGASASTGPAAVGARPSAAALPAGTSGGASGGTSGAEAASPSGAGSLAGTAAAPSGSPATTASSPTGSADAASSLPSSSGATATASPASPAATGAGTAGRQDGPGARLVHLPVQRAARDGREAAAADTQRDAWDDGDDARTVALRPEGLRRQPGQPAATGPSGLPRRQVSRPAGAPEATTEAAPAASTGSRRSDTAKAADGAPAPVVDPATGGVSRGVTRVGLPKRVRQASLVPQLREDQRPDKTTGQGTDTGATAPATGDPATPEPTERTAEDIRATMASLQQGWTLGRLEAGEPDIGTSPEREQPRPGASADEATSERDGR, encoded by the coding sequence ATGCCCTTTCGCAGTGGATCGATCAGGACGAAGATCGTCGCCCTGCTCCTCGTGCCCCTGCTGTCCCTCACCGCCCTGTGGGTGTACACCGCGATCGTCGCCATGCGGGACCTCCAGGGACGGCTGTCGCTCGACGAGGCGAACCAGCGGGTGGTCACGCCGGTGGGCGAGGTGGTCTACGAACTCCAGATTGAGCGGCGGGCCTCGGCGGAGTTCCTCGCCGGCGGGGACCCCGCCGTGCGGGAGCAGCTGGACGAGCAGCACGGCGCCACCGACGCGCGGATCGACCGGCTGACCGAGCTGGCCGGCGGTGTCGAGGCCGTGCGCGAGGAGTTCGGCGACCGCACCGCGGACACCGTCGCGGACTTCGAACGGGCCCTGGACGAGCTGAGCGCCCTGCGCGGCCGGGTCCTCGCCAGCAGCGTCGAGCCCGGCGAGGCCATCGCCGCCTACAACTCCATCGTCGACGCCGCCTTCCAGATCGTCCCCGTGCTCACCCTCACCGAGGACGCCGACCTGGCCCACCGCGCCGGCAACGTCCAGGACTTCTCCTGGGCCCGCGAGATGCTCGCCCGCGAGGACACCCTGCTGGTCGCGGGCGTCGCCGCCGGCGAGATGACCGTCGTGGAGTCCCACGAGTTCCTCGGCATGGTGCACACCCAGCGACTGCTGTTCGCGGACAGCGTCCGCGACCTCAACAGCGACGAACAGCGCGCCTACCAGCGCCTGATCGAGAGCGAGGAGTACGGCGAGCTGCGCGCCACCGAGGACGCGGTGATGGGGGCGAGCGCCGCCGAGACGCTGGACGTCGTCGACGCCGAGCGCTGGCGCGAGGCGATGGACCAGACCCTCACCACGCTCCGGGTGATCGAGAACGACGCCGCGACCACCACCCGCGAGGAGGCGCGCCCCTACACCATGGGGCTGGTCCTCCAGCTCGTGCTGGGCACGGGCCTCGGCCTGGTCGCCCTGGTCGCCTCGATCATCATCTCCGTCCGGGTCGCCCGCCAGCTCATCGCCGAGCTCACCGACCTGCGCAACGCCGCCTCCACCCTGGCCACCAGCCGGCTGCCCGCCGTGGTGCGGCGGCTGCGCACCGGCCGTGAGGTGGACATCGCCAAGGAGGCGCCGCCGCTGTACACCAGCGACGACGAGATCGGCGAGGTGGCGCTGGCGTTCAACAAGGTGCAGCGCACCGCCGTGGAGTCGGCCGTCGAGCTGGCCGAACTGCGGCAGGGCGTCTCCCGGGTGTTCGTGAACATCGCCCGCCGCAGCCAGGCCCTGGTGCACCGCCAGCTCACCCTGCTGGACGAGATGGAGCGCAAGGCCTCCAGCCCCGAGGAACTGGAGGACCTCTTCCGGCTCGACCACATGACCACCCGCATGCGCCGGCACGCCGAGGGCCTGATCATCCTCTCCGGCGCCGCGCCCGGACGGGCCTGGCGCCAGCCGGTCCAGCTGGTCGACGTGGTGCGCGCGGCGGTCGCCGAGATCGAGGACTACTCGCGGGTCACCGTCCGCCGGATGCCCCGGGTGGCGCTGCTCGGCACCGCCGTCGCCGACGTCACCCACCTGATCGCCGAACTGATCGAGAACGCCGCGGTCTTCTCCCCGCCGAACACCAACGTGCTGGTGCACGGCTCCCCGGTGCCGGCCGGGTTCGCGCTGGAGATCGAGGACCGCGGGCTCGGCATGAGCAAGGTCATGCTCGACGACATCAACGAGCGGCTCAGCAAGCCCGTCGAGTTCGACCTGTCCGACACCGACCGGCTGGGCCTGTTCGTGGTGGGCCGGCTGGCGCAGCGCCACGAGCTGCGGGTCACCCTGCGCCCCTCGCCGTACGGCGGCACCACGGCCGTGGTGCTCATCCCGCAGGAACTGCTGCAGAACGAGGAACCCGGCGCGATCGGCGGCGCGAGCGCCACCCAGACCGCGGCGCTGGCCGCCGTCCAGGCCGCCGCGCAGGGCGGGGCCGCGCAGGTGGGGGCGTCCGCCTCCACCGGGCCGGCGGCGGTGGGCGCGCGCCCGAGCGCCGCCGCCCTGCCGGCGGGCACCTCCGGCGGCGCGTCCGGCGGCACCTCCGGCGCCGAGGCGGCGTCCCCGTCCGGCGCGGGCTCCCTCGCCGGTACGGCCGCGGCGCCGTCCGGCTCCCCGGCCACCACCGCCTCGTCGCCGACCGGCTCGGCGGACGCCGCCAGCTCCCTGCCGTCCTCCTCCGGGGCCACCGCCACCGCCTCCCCGGCCTCCCCGGCCGCCACGGGGGCCGGCACGGCGGGGCGTCAGGACGGCCCCGGCGCCCGCCTGGTCCACCTGCCGGTGCAGCGCGCGGCCCGGGACGGCCGGGAGGCCGCAGCGGCGGACACCCAGCGGGACGCCTGGGACGACGGGGACGACGCGCGCACCGTGGCCCTGCGGCCCGAGGGACTGCGCCGGCAGCCCGGCCAGCCAGCCGCGACCGGCCCGTCCGGCCTGCCCCGCCGCCAGGTGAGCCGCCCCGCCGGCGCACCGGAGGCCACCACCGAGGCCGCGCCCGCGGCGTCCACCGGCTCCCGGCGGTCCGACACCGCGAAGGCCGCGGACGGCGCCCCCGCGCCGGTCGTCGACCCGGCGACCGGCGGCGTCTCCCGCGGCGTCACCCGGGTGGGCCTGCCCAAGCGGGTGCGGCAGGCCAGCCTCGTGCCGCAGTTGCGCGAGGACCAGCGCCCCGACAAGACCACCGGCCAGGGCACCGACACGGGGGCCACCGCCCCCGCCACCGGGGACCCGGCCACCCCGGAGCCCACCGAGCGGACCGCGGAGGACATCCGCGCCACCATGGCCTCACTGCAACAGGGCTGGACCCTCGGTCGGCTGGAGGCCGGGGAGCCCGACATCGGTACCAGCCCTGAGCGGGAGCAGCCCCGTCCCGGGGCATCGGCGGACGAAGCAACATCAGAAAGGGACGGTCGATGA
- a CDS encoding GTP-binding protein — protein MASGRSDTVEDGSSTVALKILVAGGFGAGKTTLVGSVSEIRPLRTEERLTEAGRPVDDLTGVERKSTTTVAMDFGRITIRNGLAVYLFGTPGQDRFWFVWDELAVGALGAVVLADTRRLQSCFPAVDYFERRGIPFMVAVNCFEGAERYEPADVREALDLDERTPVLLCDARQRGSSKEVLITLVEHAMEVLAQAHAQSGSPHAEPAPA, from the coding sequence ATGGCCTCCGGGCGCTCTGACACGGTGGAGGACGGCTCCTCCACCGTCGCCCTGAAGATCTTGGTCGCCGGCGGTTTCGGCGCCGGCAAGACGACGCTGGTGGGCTCGGTCAGCGAGATCCGGCCCCTGCGGACCGAGGAACGGCTGACCGAGGCCGGGCGGCCGGTCGACGACCTGACGGGGGTGGAGCGGAAGTCCACCACCACCGTCGCGATGGATTTCGGCCGCATCACCATCCGCAACGGCCTGGCCGTCTACCTCTTCGGCACGCCCGGGCAGGACCGCTTCTGGTTCGTCTGGGACGAGCTGGCGGTGGGCGCGCTGGGCGCGGTGGTCCTCGCCGACACCAGGCGGCTGCAGAGCTGCTTCCCGGCGGTCGACTACTTCGAGCGGCGCGGCATCCCCTTCATGGTCGCCGTGAACTGCTTCGAGGGGGCGGAGCGCTACGAGCCGGCGGACGTCCGGGAGGCGCTGGACCTCGACGAGCGCACCCCGGTGCTGCTCTGCGACGCCCGGCAGCGCGGCTCCTCCAAGGAGGTGCTGATCACCCTGGTGGAGCACGCCATGGAGGTGCTCGCGCAGGCGCACGCCCAGTCGGGTTCCCCGCACGCCGAACCGGCCCCGGCCTGA
- a CDS encoding VOC family protein, protein MDVRIGMVTVDCAEPRELAAWWRGVVGGEVVMDADGWYVVLSGRDGGPALGFQKVSEPTPGKNRLHLDLASADMAATVAELVAHGAKRVDEHALEDGFAWTVLEDPEGNAFCVSGPHV, encoded by the coding sequence ATGGATGTTCGAATCGGCATGGTGACGGTCGACTGCGCGGAGCCGCGGGAGCTGGCCGCTTGGTGGCGCGGGGTGGTCGGCGGCGAGGTGGTGATGGACGCCGACGGCTGGTACGTGGTGCTCTCCGGGCGGGACGGCGGCCCGGCGCTGGGCTTCCAGAAGGTCTCGGAGCCGACGCCCGGCAAGAACCGCCTGCACCTGGACCTCGCCTCCGCCGACATGGCGGCGACCGTCGCGGAGCTGGTGGCGCACGGTGCCAAGCGGGTGGACGAGCACGCGCTGGAGGACGGCTTCGCCTGGACGGTCCTGGAGGATCCGGAGGGCAACGCCTTCTGCGTCTCCGGCCCGCACGTCTGA
- the gabT gene encoding 4-aminobutyrate--2-oxoglutarate transaminase yields MSLSPEPVPPVGGPQLPQERRLVTEIPGPRSRELSERRAAAVARGVSSVLPVFVRRAGGGVLEDVDGNSLIDLGSGIAVTSVGNSAEAVVRRSAEQLAAFTHTCFMVTPYEGYVAVAEQLARLTPGAHTKRSALFNSGAEAVENAVKIARAATGRQAVVVFDHGYHGRTNLTMALTAKNMPYKHSFGPFAPEVYRMPMAYPYRWPTGPDNCGEEAAAQVIDQIDKQVGAGNVAAVVVEPILGEGGFIVPARGFLPRVAEFCRANGIVFVADEIQTGFCRTGQWFACEDEDLVPDLITTAKGIAGGLPLAAVTGRAEIMDAAHAGGLGGTYGGNPVACAAALGAIETMERLDLNAAARRIEKIMKGRLLELAERHPVIGEVRGRGAMLAMELVHPGTRDPNPEAAGALARAAHAEGVVVLTAGTYGNVLRFLPPLVIPEQLLLEGMDVLAGALARL; encoded by the coding sequence ATGTCCCTGTCCCCCGAGCCGGTTCCCCCGGTCGGCGGCCCGCAGCTGCCGCAGGAGCGCCGCCTGGTCACCGAGATCCCCGGCCCGCGCTCGCGCGAGCTGTCCGAGCGGCGGGCGGCGGCGGTGGCGCGCGGCGTCAGCAGCGTGCTGCCGGTCTTCGTCCGCCGGGCCGGGGGCGGCGTGCTGGAGGACGTGGACGGCAATTCGCTGATCGACCTGGGCTCCGGCATCGCGGTCACGTCCGTCGGCAACAGCGCGGAGGCGGTGGTCCGCCGCTCGGCCGAGCAGCTCGCGGCGTTCACCCACACCTGTTTCATGGTCACCCCCTACGAGGGGTACGTGGCCGTCGCCGAGCAGCTGGCCCGGCTCACCCCCGGCGCCCACACCAAGCGCTCGGCGCTGTTCAACTCCGGGGCGGAGGCGGTGGAGAACGCCGTGAAGATCGCCCGGGCCGCGACCGGCCGCCAGGCCGTGGTCGTCTTCGACCACGGCTACCACGGCCGCACCAACCTCACGATGGCGCTGACCGCGAAGAACATGCCGTACAAGCACTCCTTCGGGCCGTTCGCCCCGGAGGTGTACCGGATGCCGATGGCCTACCCCTACCGGTGGCCGACCGGTCCGGACAACTGCGGGGAGGAGGCCGCCGCCCAGGTGATCGACCAGATCGACAAGCAGGTGGGGGCCGGGAACGTGGCCGCCGTGGTGGTCGAGCCGATCCTCGGCGAGGGCGGGTTCATCGTGCCGGCGCGCGGCTTCCTGCCGCGCGTCGCCGAGTTCTGCCGGGCCAACGGCATCGTGTTCGTCGCCGACGAGATCCAGACCGGGTTCTGCCGCACCGGGCAGTGGTTCGCCTGCGAGGACGAGGACCTCGTCCCCGATCTGATCACCACCGCGAAGGGCATCGCGGGCGGGCTGCCGCTGGCGGCGGTCACCGGCCGCGCCGAGATCATGGACGCGGCCCACGCCGGCGGGCTCGGCGGCACCTACGGCGGCAACCCGGTGGCCTGCGCGGCTGCCCTGGGCGCGATCGAGACCATGGAGCGGCTGGACCTCAACGCGGCGGCGCGGCGGATCGAGAAGATCATGAAGGGCCGGCTGCTGGAGCTGGCCGAGCGCCACCCGGTGATCGGCGAGGTGCGCGGGCGCGGCGCCATGCTGGCGATGGAGCTGGTGCACCCGGGCACCAGGGACCCGAACCCCGAGGCGGCCGGGGCACTGGCCCGCGCCGCGCACGCCGAGGGGGTGGTGGTGCTGACCGCCGGCACCTACGGCAACGTGCTGCGCTTCCTCCCGCCGCTGGTGATCCCGGAGCAGTTGCTGCTGGAGGGGATGGACGTGCTGGCCGGGGCCCTGGCCCGGCTGTGA
- a CDS encoding roadblock/LC7 domain-containing protein yields the protein MTGTANQPGELNWLLDDLVARVPPVRHAVVLSNDGLAMGASAGLSREDGEHLAAVASGLNSLAKGAGRHFKAGAVRQTMIELEDAFLFVTAAGSGTCLAVLADAQSDVGMIAYEMALLVKRVGEHLATEPRRAPSASTQ from the coding sequence ATGACCGGAACGGCAAATCAGCCCGGCGAGCTGAACTGGCTGCTGGACGATCTGGTGGCCCGCGTGCCCCCGGTGCGCCACGCCGTGGTGCTCTCCAACGACGGCCTGGCGATGGGCGCCTCCGCCGGCCTCAGCCGGGAGGACGGCGAGCACCTGGCCGCCGTCGCCTCCGGCCTCAACAGCCTCGCCAAGGGCGCCGGCCGGCACTTCAAGGCCGGCGCGGTGCGGCAGACCATGATCGAGCTGGAGGACGCCTTCCTGTTCGTCACGGCGGCCGGCAGCGGCACCTGCCTGGCGGTGCTGGCGGACGCCCAGTCCGACGTCGGCATGATCGCCTACGAGATGGCGCTACTGGTCAAGCGGGTCGGCGAGCACCTGGCGACGGAACCGCGGCGGGCACCCTCGGCGTCGACCCAGTAA
- a CDS encoding carbonic anhydrase family protein, giving the protein MTPQTTPQPRTRVTPRDVFGRAGHPHGDRRTLQSPVDIPTDRAIPTRLPVLTFHHPPAAHTTLTLRYERPGSHQPSCQHPDRETTIGAEVAPQGARLDVGGVRHTFAGVHWHTPAEHLLNGTRFPLEQHAKYVADDGTRLVVAVLFREGEANPLLERLFRALPQPGAEAELREVDLAALFPATLGSYRYTGSLTTCPYTSPVHWIVLADPLTAADHQIELYRERFPDSNARPTQPLGPRHVRTDTK; this is encoded by the coding sequence GTGACCCCGCAGACCACCCCGCAGCCGCGGACGCGCGTGACCCCCCGGGACGTCTTCGGCCGCGCCGGCCACCCGCACGGCGACCGCCGTACCCTGCAGTCCCCGGTCGACATCCCCACCGACCGGGCCATCCCCACCCGCCTCCCCGTCCTCACCTTCCACCACCCGCCCGCCGCGCACACCACCCTCACCCTGCGCTACGAGCGCCCCGGCAGCCACCAGCCGAGCTGCCAGCACCCCGACCGCGAGACCACCATCGGCGCCGAGGTGGCCCCCCAGGGGGCCCGGCTCGACGTCGGCGGCGTCCGCCACACCTTCGCCGGCGTGCACTGGCACACCCCCGCCGAGCACCTCCTTAACGGCACCCGGTTCCCGCTCGAACAGCACGCCAAGTACGTCGCGGACGACGGCACCCGTCTGGTCGTGGCCGTCCTCTTCCGCGAGGGCGAGGCCAACCCCCTGCTGGAGCGCCTGTTCCGCGCGCTGCCGCAGCCCGGCGCCGAGGCCGAACTGCGCGAGGTCGACCTGGCCGCCCTCTTCCCGGCCACGCTCGGCTCGTACCGCTACACCGGCTCGCTCACCACCTGCCCCTACACCTCCCCGGTGCACTGGATCGTCCTGGCCGACCCGCTCACCGCCGCCGACCACCAGATCGAGCTCTACCGCGAGCGCTTCCCCGACTCCAATGCCCGCCCCACCCAGCCCCTCGGCCCCCGCCACGTCCGCACCGACACCAAGTAA